The following are encoded in a window of Tautonia marina genomic DNA:
- the egtD gene encoding L-histidine N(alpha)-methyltransferase produces MSIQTSHPKQHRLELIRVKPSEVFESETLNETVKRGLTHQPKYLLCRFIYDAIGSELFEQICDQPEYYLTRTEDAILRDHAENMVDGWDEPPTMIELGSGSSTKTRRLIEAALERYGSLHYVPIDISETILEESARTLIDDYSSALHVTGIVSDYDSALRVVADRIKGPKLLVFLGSSLGNFDDEDAVELLRRIQTTLSTDDRFLFGTDLVKDAKVLEAAYDDSAGVTARFGKNILTRINRELGGNFDLDCFRYEARFSAEHHRVEMRLISEADQIVTIPKLDLVVPFRSGESIHIENSHKYTPTLLDQLAKRSRFVEETSWTDPDGYYRVQRWHVS; encoded by the coding sequence TTGTCGATTCAGACTTCACATCCGAAGCAACACCGTCTGGAATTAATCCGCGTCAAACCGTCCGAGGTGTTTGAATCCGAAACACTGAATGAGACGGTCAAACGCGGCCTCACCCATCAACCCAAGTACTTACTCTGCCGATTTATTTACGACGCGATCGGCTCGGAGTTGTTCGAACAGATCTGCGATCAACCGGAATATTACCTGACCCGCACCGAGGACGCGATTCTTCGAGACCACGCCGAGAACATGGTCGATGGCTGGGACGAACCGCCCACCATGATCGAACTGGGGAGCGGAAGTTCCACGAAAACGCGCCGATTGATCGAGGCCGCTCTCGAACGCTACGGCTCCCTTCATTACGTTCCGATCGACATTTCGGAAACCATTCTCGAAGAATCGGCCCGGACTCTGATCGACGATTATTCCTCAGCATTGCACGTCACCGGTATCGTGTCGGATTACGACTCTGCTCTGCGTGTTGTGGCCGATCGCATCAAAGGCCCCAAGCTTCTCGTTTTCCTTGGCTCAAGTCTCGGCAACTTTGACGATGAGGATGCCGTCGAACTTCTGCGACGGATTCAGACAACCCTCTCGACCGATGACCGATTTCTGTTCGGCACGGATCTGGTCAAGGATGCGAAGGTTCTCGAAGCGGCTTACGACGATTCCGCAGGTGTGACGGCCCGATTTGGGAAGAACATTCTCACGCGGATCAACCGAGAACTCGGCGGCAACTTCGATCTCGACTGCTTTCGCTATGAAGCTCGGTTCTCTGCCGAGCATCATCGCGTTGAGATGCGTCTGATCAGCGAGGCCGATCAGATCGTTACCATTCCAAAGCTTGATCTTGTCGTGCCATTCAGATCAGGAGAATCGATTCATATCGAGAATTCTCACAAGTACACACCGACTCTTCTCGATCAACTTGCCAAGCGATCTCGATTTGTCGAGGAAACGTCATGGACTGATCCGGATGGATATTATCGCGTCCAGCGATGGCATGTGTCTTGA
- the egtB gene encoding ergothioneine biosynthesis protein EgtB, producing MTSSPHTSLPAAGGSTDNLPASDVLIQNFTSVRHTSIALCEPLNPEDFVVQSMPDASPVKWHLAHTTWFFEEFILAAFAPGYRVHHPQFSYLFNSYYNAVGQRLSRAQRGLITRPSVQEVFEYRAAVDRSMTEFLDGADLDLLHRIRPLLTLGLNHEQQHQELLLTDLKHALWHNPLRPVYKHRDPASMENAPALRWLAYPEGVRWVGYEGDGFAYDNEGPRHREFVNGFRIASRPVTNGEYLAFMADGGYSRPDAWLSDGWATVQQQGWVAPLYWEREGDEWWTFTLAGMLPVNPAEPVCHVSYYEADAFARWAGARLPTEAEWETAADVAISGNFLDSRRYHPAPTISGTDTEPDQFFGDVWEWTASAYLPYPGFRPASGAVGEYNGKFMCNQQVLRGGSCVSPRDHLRPTYRNFFYTDARWQFSGIRLAQLI from the coding sequence ATGACGTCATCGCCCCACACCTCGCTTCCGGCAGCTGGCGGCTCGACGGACAATCTCCCTGCATCAGATGTCCTGATCCAAAACTTCACCTCAGTCCGACACACCTCGATTGCCCTCTGTGAGCCGCTGAATCCCGAGGATTTCGTCGTGCAGTCGATGCCGGACGCCAGCCCTGTCAAATGGCACCTGGCGCACACGACCTGGTTCTTCGAGGAATTCATTCTGGCTGCGTTTGCACCAGGCTATCGCGTTCATCATCCTCAATTTTCATATCTGTTTAATTCTTATTATAACGCGGTCGGTCAACGGCTTTCCCGTGCGCAACGAGGACTCATCACACGCCCCTCGGTCCAGGAGGTTTTCGAGTATCGCGCCGCGGTCGACCGAAGCATGACGGAATTCCTGGACGGCGCTGACCTGGACCTGCTTCATCGTATTCGCCCCTTGCTGACCCTTGGCCTGAACCACGAACAACAACATCAAGAGCTCTTGCTGACCGATCTGAAGCACGCTCTGTGGCATAATCCGCTTCGCCCGGTCTACAAACACCGAGATCCGGCTTCGATGGAAAACGCCCCCGCACTGCGGTGGTTGGCCTATCCCGAAGGCGTTCGATGGGTGGGTTATGAGGGAGACGGATTCGCCTACGACAATGAAGGTCCCCGGCATCGGGAATTCGTCAACGGCTTCCGTATCGCATCACGACCGGTCACAAATGGTGAGTACCTGGCATTCATGGCAGATGGCGGCTACTCCCGGCCTGATGCCTGGCTCTCAGATGGCTGGGCCACCGTCCAGCAGCAAGGATGGGTTGCACCTCTGTACTGGGAGCGTGAGGGGGACGAGTGGTGGACCTTCACACTTGCGGGAATGCTGCCAGTCAATCCCGCTGAACCGGTCTGCCACGTCAGCTATTACGAGGCCGATGCGTTTGCCCGATGGGCAGGCGCTCGATTGCCCACCGAGGCTGAGTGGGAGACAGCGGCTGATGTCGCCATCTCCGGGAATTTCCTGGACTCGCGCCGCTATCATCCCGCTCCCACCATCTCCGGTACGGACACCGAACCGGACCAGTTTTTCGGGGATGTCTGGGAATGGACGGCAAGCGCTTATCTTCCCTACCCCGGGTTCCGTCCCGCCTCGGGAGCTGTTGGAGAATATAATGGAAAATTCATGTGTAATCAGCAGGTGCTTCGGGGAGGATCCTGTGTTTCTCCCCGAGATCACCTTCGCCCGACCTATCGCAATTTCTTCTACACAGATGCTCGCTGGCAGTTTTCCGGAATCCGGCTTGCTCAGCTGATCTAA
- a CDS encoding 6-phosphofructokinase has product MKRIGILTAGGDTPALNATIAGAVTRANQLRIEIVGLIKGYGGLLNPEVPHVHLNPLFQTIPELDPARGGTILGASRDYVSANDREMIERVVNRLHRLGIEGLVCIGGDGTLNGMQALCDYLPVVLAPKTIDNDLGLNYPDEPYEFVREPDPDTAVGFRYSKRPGRAFDLEEMVNFATPGYATSVFVSVQNVLRIRTTAESHRRIAIIEVMGRDCGMIALGTAFGQPDMILVPEVAVDPEAVVARVTEILDRQKHALICVSEGIKDAQGNNFGAVRQVKDPAGNLQYSGAAEAVKQILVDHLGDAFFTRKRRNESADAAIFCRKIGHTQRGGRPILFDRFQASQLGGEAVDLLVEGRHNHIATLQYRNGGFVHEGIDANRLRDRWGIIHARPLSGCFYDEKRFQPSPKGVAYLQAIFSEALGSEDLESQRPLFDTGHLVRPYDSVNFHISKRIRRLDPDISS; this is encoded by the coding sequence ATGAAACGGATCGGAATCTTGACCGCCGGAGGGGACACCCCCGCCCTCAATGCGACAATTGCGGGCGCCGTGACCCGGGCCAATCAACTCCGCATTGAAATCGTCGGCCTGATCAAGGGCTATGGGGGCCTTCTCAACCCGGAAGTGCCTCACGTTCACCTGAACCCCCTGTTCCAGACCATTCCGGAGCTTGACCCGGCGCGGGGAGGTACGATCCTTGGGGCGTCGCGCGACTACGTCTCAGCCAACGATCGGGAGATGATCGAACGCGTCGTCAATCGCCTCCATCGGCTCGGAATCGAAGGTCTCGTCTGCATTGGCGGCGATGGAACCCTCAACGGCATGCAGGCCCTCTGCGACTACCTTCCCGTGGTCCTGGCACCCAAGACCATCGACAACGATCTCGGCCTGAATTACCCGGACGAGCCTTACGAATTCGTTCGGGAACCCGACCCCGACACCGCCGTCGGGTTCCGCTACTCGAAGCGGCCGGGGCGTGCCTTCGATCTGGAGGAGATGGTCAACTTCGCCACTCCCGGCTACGCCACCTCTGTCTTTGTCTCGGTTCAGAATGTGCTCCGAATCCGGACCACCGCTGAAAGCCACCGGCGCATTGCCATCATCGAAGTCATGGGTCGCGATTGTGGCATGATCGCTCTGGGGACGGCCTTCGGCCAGCCCGACATGATCCTGGTCCCCGAGGTCGCGGTGGACCCCGAGGCCGTGGTGGCTCGCGTCACCGAGATTCTCGATCGTCAGAAACACGCCTTGATTTGCGTTTCCGAAGGGATCAAAGACGCACAGGGAAACAACTTCGGCGCCGTCCGACAGGTCAAAGACCCGGCAGGCAATCTGCAATATTCAGGGGCAGCCGAGGCCGTCAAGCAGATCCTGGTCGATCACCTGGGAGACGCCTTCTTCACCCGCAAGCGCCGCAACGAAAGTGCCGACGCAGCGATCTTCTGCCGGAAAATCGGCCATACCCAGCGCGGCGGCCGCCCCATCCTGTTCGACCGCTTCCAGGCGTCGCAACTCGGCGGAGAGGCAGTGGATTTGCTGGTCGAGGGCCGACACAACCACATTGCGACCCTGCAATATCGCAATGGCGGGTTCGTTCATGAAGGAATCGACGCGAACCGCCTCCGAGATCGCTGGGGGATCATCCACGCTCGGCCCCTCTCCGGATGCTTCTACGACGAGAAGCGATTTCAGCCCTCGCCGAAGGGGGTTGCTTACCTTCAGGCCATTTTCTCCGAAGCCCTCGGATCCGAGGACCTGGAAAGCCAACGTCCCCTCTTCGACACCGGGCATCTGGTTCGCCCCTACGATTCGGTCAACTTCCACATCAGCAAACGCATCCGACGCCTGGATCCAGATATCTCATCATGA